From Gigantopelta aegis isolate Gae_Host chromosome 11, Gae_host_genome, whole genome shotgun sequence, the proteins below share one genomic window:
- the LOC121385591 gene encoding uncharacterized protein LOC121385591, which produces MDRQFYCVVYCVLYHVIQTFNKPTMVRQFYCVVYCVLYRVIQTFNKPTMVRQFYCVLYRVMQTFNKPTMVRQFYCVLYRVIQTFNKPTMVRQFYCVLYRVIQTFNKPTMVRQFYCVLYRVIQTFNKPTMVRQFYCVVYCVLYRVIQTFNKPTMVRQFYCVLYRVIDTFNKPTMGRQFYCVVYCVLYRVIQTFNKPTMVRQFYCVLYRVIDTFNKPTMGRQFYCVVYCVLYRVIQTFNKPTMVRQFYCVLYRVIDTFNKPTMGRQFYCVVYCVLYRVIDTFNKPTMGRQFYCVVYCVLYRVIQTFNKPTMVRQFYCVLYRVMQTFNKPTMVRQFYCVVYCVLYRVIQTFNKPTMGRQFYCVLYRVIDTFNKPTMVRQFYYVLYRVIDTFNKPTMVRQFYCVLYRVIHI; this is translated from the coding sequence ATGGATAGACAGTTTTATTGTgtagtgtattgtgtactgtaccatgtaatacagacatttaacaaaccaactaTGGTTAGACAGTTTTATTGTgtagtgtattgtgtactgtaCCGTGTAATACAGAcatttaacaaaccaactaTGGTTAGACAGTTTTATTGTGTACTGTACCGTGTAATGCAGAcatttaacaaaccaactaTGGTTAGACAGTTTTATTGTGTACTGTACCGTGTAATACAGAcatttaacaaaccaactaTGGTTAGACAGTTTTATTGTGTACTGTACCGTGTAATACAGAcatttaacaaaccaactaTGGTTAGACAGTTTTATTGTGTACTGTACCGTGTAATACAGAcatttaacaaaccaactaTGGTTAGACAGTTTTATTGTgtagtgtattgtgtactgtaCCGTGTAATACAGAcatttaacaaaccaactaTGGTTAGACAGTTTTATTGTGTACTGTACCGTGTAATAGACAcatttaacaaaccaactaTGGGTAGACAGTTTTATTGTgtagtgtattgtgtactgtaCCGTGTAATACAGAcatttaacaaaccaactaTGGTTAGACAGTTTTATTGTGTACTGTACCGTGTAATAGACAcatttaacaaaccaactaTGGGTAGACAGTTTTATTGTgtagtgtattgtgtactgtaCCGTGTAATACAGAcatttaacaaaccaactaTGGTTAGACAGTTTTATTGTGTACTGTACCGTGTAATAGACAcatttaacaaaccaactaTGGGTAGACAGTTTTATTGTgtagtgtattgtgtactgtaCCGTGTAATAGACAcatttaacaaaccaactaTGGGTAGACAGTTTTATTGTgtagtgtattgtgtactgtaCCGTGTAATACAGAcatttaacaaaccaactaTGGTTAGACAGTTTTATTGTGTACTGTACCGTGTAATGCAGAcatttaacaaaccaactaTGGTTAGACAGTTTTATTGTgtagtgtattgtgtactgtaCCGTGTAATACAGAcatttaacaaaccaactaTGGGTAGACAGTTTTATTGTGTACTGTACCGTGTAATAGACAcatttaacaaaccaactaTGGTTAGAcagttttattatgtactgtaccGTGTAATAGACAcatttaacaaaccaactaTGGTTAGACAGTTTTATTGTGTACTGTACCGTGTAATACAcatttaa